In Sinorhizobium numidicum, the following proteins share a genomic window:
- a CDS encoding sodium:calcium antiporter, producing the protein MLDFTGLGLWLNIPAFAGAAIAVWMAGVRITRDANIIGGKTGVGQALIGVLLLGGITSLPELVVAVTSSLSGDASLAVNSILGGIAMQVAILALADAMIGRRALTSVIPDPVVMLQGGFKILLLSIVAASIVVGDSPVLFSGLWMWLLIAVTGVSIWVMSRMQHDKPWIANDEEITRERENERARKEAEGGKGKSLRKAVRGAAVCGGVIVFAGYVLSRTGDAIAEASGLGQSFIGAVVVAIATSLPEMSTVFSATRAGLYTMAMSDIFGTNLFDLSFLFLIDLTGGADAVMNGVGRFETFAALMAITVTAIFLVGLSERRDRTIFRMGYDSLAVLTVYLTGLIILYFLRDSSGGGG; encoded by the coding sequence ATGCTTGATTTCACCGGCCTGGGTCTATGGTTGAACATTCCGGCATTCGCCGGCGCCGCAATTGCGGTCTGGATGGCCGGCGTCAGGATCACGCGCGATGCCAACATCATCGGCGGGAAGACCGGGGTGGGACAGGCGCTGATCGGTGTCCTATTGCTGGGCGGCATCACGTCCCTCCCGGAACTGGTGGTAGCGGTCACCTCGTCGCTCAGCGGCGATGCCAGCCTCGCCGTCAACAGCATTCTTGGTGGCATCGCCATGCAGGTGGCAATCCTTGCCCTTGCTGACGCCATGATCGGCCGGCGGGCCCTAACCTCAGTCATTCCCGATCCCGTCGTGATGCTGCAGGGTGGTTTCAAAATACTGCTCCTGTCCATTGTCGCGGCGTCGATCGTGGTGGGCGATAGCCCCGTCCTTTTCTCCGGCCTTTGGATGTGGCTGCTCATCGCCGTGACCGGCGTCAGCATTTGGGTCATGTCCCGGATGCAGCACGACAAGCCCTGGATCGCCAACGACGAGGAGATCACCCGCGAGAGGGAGAACGAACGGGCGCGGAAGGAAGCCGAGGGCGGCAAAGGGAAGTCCCTGCGCAAAGCGGTCCGGGGCGCCGCAGTGTGCGGCGGAGTCATCGTCTTCGCAGGTTACGTGCTTTCGCGCACCGGCGATGCCATCGCCGAAGCCAGTGGCCTGGGCCAGAGCTTCATCGGCGCTGTCGTGGTCGCGATCGCAACATCCCTGCCGGAAATGAGCACCGTGTTCAGCGCCACGCGGGCCGGCCTCTACACGATGGCGATGTCGGACATCTTCGGTACGAATCTCTTCGACCTTTCCTTCCTGTTCCTGATCGATCTCACGGGGGGTGCCGATGCCGTCATGAACGGAGTCGGGCGGTTCGAGACTTTTGCCGCACTGATGGCGATCACCGTCACGGCGATCTTTCTCGTCGGACTGAGCGAACGGCGAGACCGCACAATCTTCAGAATGGGCTACGACTCGCTTGCCGTTCTGACGGTTTACCTGACTGGTCTCATCATCCTTTATTTCCTGCGTGACAGCAGCGGCGGAGGCGGATGA
- the coxB gene encoding cytochrome c oxidase subunit II: MMFARSILPLGLLALQGCVGVQSILDPSGAEAERISILSWLLIIFSTMVLVLVCVSTAVALFGNEGWRRRVSGERLVIGGGIVFPVVTLSILLIYGFFLVGLGGTTAAPDGRLRIEVVGERWWWQVTYIDETGRRVESANEIRLPVGQPVKVELTSADVIHSFWVPRLAGKLDMIPGRINTLTLEVAKAGTSRGQCAEYCGGAHALMSFYVIAMPEDEFSAWLAREAGNARTPTGEDQAQGQAVFLSSGCGGCHAVRGTEARGTIGPDLTHVGSRQSLAAATLENDVAAFARWIRDGQHVKPENLMPPFGIFTETELSQLSSYLDQLR; the protein is encoded by the coding sequence ATGATGTTCGCAAGATCCATCTTGCCGCTCGGGTTACTCGCGCTCCAAGGCTGCGTCGGCGTCCAGTCTATCCTCGATCCATCCGGCGCGGAAGCAGAGCGCATCAGCATCCTTTCGTGGCTGCTGATCATTTTCTCAACGATGGTCCTCGTTCTGGTCTGCGTGAGCACGGCTGTCGCGCTCTTCGGCAATGAGGGCTGGCGTCGCCGTGTCTCCGGCGAACGGCTGGTCATCGGAGGCGGAATCGTTTTCCCGGTCGTCACGCTCAGCATCCTACTCATCTATGGCTTCTTCCTCGTAGGACTTGGCGGCACCACGGCCGCACCGGACGGGCGGTTGCGGATCGAGGTCGTCGGTGAACGCTGGTGGTGGCAGGTGACCTACATAGACGAGACTGGTCGCCGGGTAGAGAGCGCCAATGAGATCCGGCTGCCCGTCGGACAGCCGGTTAAGGTCGAGCTGACATCGGCCGACGTGATCCACAGCTTCTGGGTGCCGCGCCTTGCCGGCAAGCTCGATATGATCCCCGGCCGCATCAACACCTTGACCCTGGAGGTGGCGAAGGCGGGGACAAGCCGCGGCCAATGCGCCGAATATTGCGGCGGGGCGCATGCCCTCATGTCCTTCTACGTGATTGCGATGCCCGAAGATGAGTTTTCCGCATGGCTCGCGCGCGAGGCCGGCAACGCCCGGACTCCCACCGGCGAGGATCAGGCGCAGGGGCAGGCGGTCTTCCTTTCGTCTGGTTGCGGCGGATGCCATGCGGTGCGGGGCACCGAGGCACGCGGCACCATCGGTCCAGACCTCACCCATGTCGGCAGCCGGCAATCTCTCGCCGCAGCAACGCTCGAGAACGATGTCGCGGCCTTCGCCCGCTGGATCCGGGACGGCCAGCACGTGAAACCCGAGAACCTGATGCCGCCCTTCGGCATCTTTACCGAAACCGAGTTATCGCAGCTTTCCTCCTATCTGGACCAACTGAGGTGA